The following proteins come from a genomic window of Triticum aestivum cultivar Chinese Spring chromosome 6A, IWGSC CS RefSeq v2.1, whole genome shotgun sequence:
- the LOC123129598 gene encoding uncharacterized protein has translation MSLNAAVRRDRLATDSVITLDIYKKKEIAVTYHSCCGDDVDVRRLSSECRRISGCKKHGGPGLQHYWLHTMTCTHEQDCPRGEASTSLHRQIPPPIACPPRDPPNVLAPLSSSSLRLLCAPRPDRRRRVLGTPRAPRIQRREGSRDSACVVASDAGLSFTTAPAGKVPLVMAFLAWVYVASRPYGRTRRPGRSSPASLRRAPAISPKRSQWTTS, from the exons ATGAGCCTGAACGCGGCCGTCCGGCGAGATCG tttAGCTACTGATTCTGTAATAACTCTTGATATATACAAGAAAAAGGAAATCGCT GTCACATATCACTCATGTTGTGGTGACGACGTCGATGTTCGTCGCCTTTCAAGCGAGTGTAGGAGGATTTCAGGTTGCAAAAAGCATGGCGGTCCAGGTTTGCAACACTATTGGCTGCACACGAT GACTTGCACGCACGAGCAAGACTGCCCTCGAGGGGAGGCCTCCACATCCCTTCACCGCCAGATCCCTCCTCCCATCGCATGCCCTCCTCGCGATCCTCCCAACGTCCTCGCGCCGCTGTCCTCTTCTTCTCTGCGACTCCTCTGTGCCCCACGCCCTGACCGACGCCGGCGAGTCCTCGGCACTCCGCGCGCGCCTCGCATCCAACGCCGGGAAGGATCGCGTGATTCCGCCTGCGTCGTCGCCTCCGACGCTGGCCTCTCCTTCACCACCGCCCCTGCCGGCAAGGTCCCCCTCGTCATGGCCTTCCTCGCCTGGGTGTACGTCGCCAGCCG GCCATATGGCAGGACACGCAGACCCGGGCGATCCTCTCCGGCCTCCTTGAGAAGAGCACCGGCAAT CTCCCCAAAGAGATCTCAGTGGACGACAAGCTGA